From Streptomyces griseorubiginosus, one genomic window encodes:
- a CDS encoding DUF2264 domain-containing protein, whose product MHLPPEDRTLSPHTGYTRAHWEAAADALLAAVEPYATEDRALYHFPGDRQSWTGRLSDGLEGYARTLLLAAFRPDETTLQRYAEGLAAGVSGVWPRIEDRTQPLVEAASIAFALRITKPLLWDRLDDAVRQRAAAWLGDALTAEAWPCNWELFPVTVAGFLESVGYEPEACRKAIDRGLTRIEQWYVGDGWYTDGDGRKFDYYNGWAMHLYPVLHAWLTRDDRLLDLYGGRLSRHLEDYARLFGADGAPMHQGRSLTYRFATTAPLWLGALTGHTPLPPGQTRRLASGALKYFLDRGAVDSNGLLSLGWHGPDPAVLQGYSGPASPYWASKGFLGLLLPADHEVWTAVEEPGPAESSDALTPIAAPNWLLQSTRSDGVVRLHNHGSEDVRYDPYYTRLAYSTVTEPSPSYDNSLILDGDPSRTEIEPLGVGEGWAASRHTTAGGARVSSVVLARGAVEVRAFLVTGAAPGTPVRVTGWTPRDGLLTELLPAVGLDTDLGGETGDGNTLFAALSRLTADADAVPLAETVTVRVVGEGELAVVWTEGPETRVRLDSSGVDVLRA is encoded by the coding sequence ATGCACCTGCCTCCCGAGGACCGCACCCTCAGTCCGCACACCGGCTACACGCGCGCCCACTGGGAGGCCGCCGCCGACGCCCTGCTCGCGGCGGTGGAGCCGTACGCCACCGAGGACCGCGCCCTCTACCACTTCCCCGGCGACCGCCAGAGCTGGACGGGCCGCCTCTCCGACGGCCTGGAGGGCTACGCCCGTACGCTCCTGCTGGCGGCCTTCCGCCCGGACGAGACCACGCTCCAGCGGTACGCCGAGGGCCTCGCGGCCGGTGTCAGCGGGGTGTGGCCGCGCATCGAGGACCGCACCCAGCCGCTGGTCGAGGCGGCGTCGATCGCCTTCGCGCTGCGGATCACCAAGCCGCTGCTGTGGGACCGGCTGGACGACGCCGTACGGCAGCGCGCCGCGGCCTGGCTCGGCGACGCGCTGACCGCCGAGGCCTGGCCCTGCAACTGGGAGTTGTTCCCGGTCACCGTCGCCGGCTTCCTGGAGTCGGTCGGCTACGAGCCCGAGGCGTGCCGCAAGGCGATCGACCGGGGTCTCACGCGGATCGAGCAGTGGTACGTCGGCGACGGCTGGTACACCGACGGCGACGGCCGCAAGTTCGACTACTACAACGGCTGGGCCATGCACCTCTACCCGGTGCTGCACGCCTGGCTCACGCGGGACGACCGGCTGCTGGACCTGTACGGCGGCCGCCTCTCCCGCCATCTCGAGGACTACGCCCGCCTGTTCGGCGCCGACGGCGCCCCGATGCACCAGGGCCGCTCCCTGACGTACCGCTTCGCGACCACGGCCCCCCTGTGGCTGGGCGCCCTGACGGGCCACACCCCGCTGCCCCCGGGCCAGACGCGACGACTGGCCTCCGGCGCCCTGAAGTACTTCCTGGACCGGGGCGCGGTGGACTCCAACGGCCTGCTCTCCCTCGGCTGGCACGGCCCCGACCCGGCCGTCCTGCAGGGCTATTCGGGCCCCGCGTCCCCGTACTGGGCGAGCAAGGGCTTCCTCGGCCTGCTCCTCCCGGCCGACCACGAGGTGTGGACGGCGGTGGAGGAACCCGGCCCGGCCGAGAGCTCCGACGCGCTCACCCCGATCGCCGCCCCCAACTGGCTTCTGCAATCCACCCGTTCGGACGGCGTGGTCCGCCTCCACAACCACGGCAGCGAGGACGTCCGCTACGACCCGTACTACACCCGCCTCGCCTACTCCACGGTGACGGAACCCTCACCGTCGTACGACAACAGCCTCATCCTGGACGGCGACCCGAGCCGCACCGAGATCGAGCCCCTGGGCGTCGGCGAGGGATGGGCGGCCTCCCGCCACACGACGGCCGGCGGCGCCCGGGTCTCCAGCGTGGTGCTCGCACGGGGAGCCGTCGAGGTACGCGCCTTCCTGGTGACCGGCGCCGCCCCCGGCACCCCGGTACGGGTGACGGGCTGGACCCCACGAGACGGACTCCTGACCGAACTCCTCCCGGCCGTGGGCCTGGACACCGACCTCGGCGGCGAGACGGGAGACGGCAACACCCTGTTCGCCGCGCTGTCCCGCCTCACCGCGGACGCCGACGCAGTGCCGTTGGCGGAGACGGTGACCGTACGGGTCGTAGGGGAGGGCGAGTTGGCGGTGGTGTGGACCGAGGGCCCCGAGACGCGGGTCCGCCTCGACAGTTCCGGAGTGGATGTCCTCAGGGCTTGA